A single window of Neisseria chenwenguii DNA harbors:
- the lnt gene encoding apolipoprotein N-acyltransferase: protein MNITRTLEHYWRKPLFYWLLAVIIALATPLTFAPYYHFWLMPLLFGALIRLTEIRPERTVSTAYLFGFTAYSAQFYWIHTALHDVSGLPDLFAVPLTVLLPAFLALYPALCFKLWQKFDYPRWIKVGIVLPVLWTLAEFARERLLTGFGWGALGYSQITKDSPLAGFAPVGGIHLVTLATAFIGSWLVLLVDNSGRLKSRLMPLCFCVALCTVGLIAQNTDFTRPDGSSATVALLQGNIPQMLKWNEDQVVPTIQKYYNQLSKTRADIIITPETAIPVMRQNLPEDILTQFAEQAQSNGSALALGISQYTADGNGYENAVVNLSNYRSPSDAVPYYAKNHLVPFGEYKPLPLITNFLYRLMNMPLADFRRGGEGQAPLVLKNQRVAFNICYEDGFGDELIATARQSTLLANVSNMAWYGDSNAMYQQLQQSQARAMELGRYMVRATNTGATAIVSPKGSIVAAAEPNTDAVLESHIKGYTGETPYMRMGGSYWLIGLLAAVALVLFALRRKPE, encoded by the coding sequence ATGAACATTACCCGCACTCTCGAGCATTACTGGCGCAAGCCGCTGTTTTACTGGCTGCTGGCCGTCATCATCGCGCTGGCAACGCCGCTGACGTTTGCGCCGTATTACCATTTCTGGCTGATGCCGCTGTTGTTCGGCGCACTGATCCGCCTGACCGAAATCCGCCCCGAGCGCACGGTTTCGACCGCTTATCTGTTCGGCTTTACCGCTTACAGTGCGCAGTTTTACTGGATTCACACCGCGCTGCACGACGTCTCCGGCCTGCCCGATCTGTTTGCCGTACCGCTGACCGTTTTGCTGCCTGCGTTTCTCGCGCTCTATCCCGCGCTGTGTTTCAAACTTTGGCAAAAATTCGATTATCCGCGCTGGATTAAAGTCGGCATCGTTTTACCGGTTTTGTGGACGCTGGCGGAATTTGCCCGCGAACGCCTGCTCACCGGCTTCGGCTGGGGCGCACTCGGCTACTCGCAAATCACCAAAGACAGCCCGCTCGCCGGTTTCGCCCCCGTCGGCGGCATCCATCTGGTCACGCTCGCCACCGCCTTTATCGGCTCATGGCTGGTGTTGCTGGTCGATAACTCAGGCCGTCTGAAAAGCCGCCTGATGCCGCTGTGTTTCTGCGTCGCGCTCTGCACCGTCGGTCTGATTGCGCAAAACACCGACTTTACCCGCCCCGACGGCAGTTCCGCCACCGTCGCGCTGCTTCAGGGCAATATCCCGCAAATGCTCAAATGGAACGAAGACCAAGTCGTTCCCACCATTCAAAAATACTACAACCAACTGAGCAAAACCCGCGCCGACATCATCATCACGCCCGAAACCGCCATCCCCGTGATGCGCCAAAACCTGCCCGAAGACATCCTCACCCAGTTTGCCGAACAGGCGCAAAGCAACGGCAGCGCGCTGGCGTTGGGCATCAGCCAGTACACCGCCGACGGCAACGGTTACGAAAATGCCGTCGTCAACTTGAGCAACTACCGCAGCCCGTCCGACGCCGTCCCCTATTACGCCAAAAACCACCTCGTCCCCTTCGGCGAATACAAACCCCTGCCGTTGATTACCAACTTCCTTTACAGACTGATGAATATGCCCTTGGCCGACTTCCGCCGGGGCGGCGAAGGCCAGGCGCCGCTGGTGCTGAAAAACCAGCGCGTCGCCTTCAACATCTGCTACGAAGACGGCTTCGGCGACGAACTCATCGCCACCGCCCGCCAGTCCACCCTGCTCGCCAACGTCAGCAACATGGCCTGGTACGGCGACTCCAACGCCATGTACCAACAGCTCCAGCAGTCGCAAGCCCGCGCAATGGAACTCGGCCGCTACATGGTGCGCGCCACCAACACCGGCGCCACCGCCATCGTCTCCCCCAAAGGCAGCATCGTCGCCGCAGCCGAACCCAACACCGACGCCGTGCTTGAAAGCCACATTAAAGGCTACACCGGCGAAACCCCCTACATGCGCATGGGCGGCTCCTACTGGCTCATCGGACTGCTCGCCGCCGTCGCCCTCGTGTTGTTTGCCTTACGGCGCAAACCCGAATAA
- a CDS encoding cysteine hydrolase family protein: MPTALISIDYTRDFVADDGKLTAGVPAQAVSDSIARVTQAAFDAGHYIFFAIDAHQENDPFHPESRLFPPHNLNGTAGRGLYGKLAAFYAAHQADSRVFWRDKTRYSAFAGTDLDLRLRERKVDTVILTGVLTDICVLHTAVDAYNLGYSIEVETTAVAALSEENHRFALNHMQNVLGATLLSGLEKI; the protein is encoded by the coding sequence ATGCCCACAGCCCTCATCTCCATCGACTACACCCGCGACTTCGTTGCCGACGACGGCAAACTCACCGCCGGCGTGCCCGCGCAGGCCGTTTCAGACAGCATCGCCCGTGTGACCCAAGCCGCGTTTGATGCCGGACACTACATCTTTTTCGCCATCGACGCCCATCAGGAAAACGACCCCTTCCATCCCGAAAGCCGCCTGTTCCCGCCGCACAACCTCAACGGCACCGCCGGCCGCGGCCTCTACGGCAAACTCGCTGCGTTCTACGCCGCCCACCAAGCCGACAGCCGCGTGTTCTGGCGCGACAAAACCCGCTACTCCGCCTTCGCCGGCACCGACCTCGACCTGCGCCTGCGCGAGCGCAAAGTCGATACCGTAATCCTCACCGGCGTCTTAACCGACATCTGCGTCCTCCATACCGCCGTCGATGCCTATAACCTAGGCTACAGCATCGAAGTCGAAACCACCGCCGTCGCCGCCCTCAGCGAAGAAAACCACCGATTCGCCCTCAACCACATGCAAAACGTCTTAGGCGCCACCCTGCTCTCAGGCTTAGAAAAAATCTGA
- the rpoH gene encoding RNA polymerase sigma factor RpoH has translation MNNAFALPVIHSGNGSLEQYIHTVNSIPMLSQEEESSLAERQLKGDLEAAKKLILSHLRVVVSIARGYDGYGLNQADLIQEGNIGLMKAVKRYEPSRGARLFSFAVHWIKAEIHEFILRNWRLVRVATTKPQRKLFFNLRSMRKNLNALSPKEAQDIADDLGVKLSEVLEMEQRMTGHDIAIMADNSDDEDSFAPIDWLADNETEPTRQIAKQAHYALQTEGLQNALSQLDDRSRRIVESRWLQDDGGLTLHELAAEYGVSAERIRQIEAKAMQKLRGFLAEEAEAV, from the coding sequence ATGAATAACGCTTTCGCATTACCCGTCATCCACAGCGGTAACGGCAGCTTGGAGCAGTACATTCATACCGTCAACAGCATTCCCATGCTTTCTCAAGAAGAAGAAAGCAGCTTGGCTGAGCGCCAACTCAAAGGCGACCTCGAAGCCGCCAAAAAGCTCATCCTTTCCCACCTGCGCGTGGTTGTTTCCATCGCGCGCGGTTACGACGGCTACGGCCTCAACCAAGCCGACCTGATTCAGGAAGGCAACATCGGCCTGATGAAAGCGGTCAAACGCTACGAACCCAGCCGCGGCGCGCGTCTCTTCTCATTTGCCGTACACTGGATCAAAGCCGAAATCCACGAATTTATCCTGCGCAACTGGCGCTTGGTTCGCGTCGCCACCACCAAGCCGCAGCGCAAACTGTTTTTCAACCTGCGTTCCATGCGCAAAAACTTGAACGCCCTGTCGCCCAAAGAAGCGCAGGACATCGCCGACGATTTGGGCGTCAAACTTTCCGAAGTTTTGGAAATGGAACAGCGCATGACCGGCCACGACATCGCGATTATGGCCGACAACAGCGACGACGAAGACAGCTTCGCGCCGATTGACTGGTTGGCCGACAACGAAACCGAGCCGACCCGCCAAATCGCCAAACAGGCGCATTACGCGCTGCAAACCGAAGGTCTGCAAAACGCCCTCTCCCAGCTCGACGACCGCAGCCGCCGCATCGTCGAAAGCCGCTGGTTGCAAGACGACGGCGGTCTGACCCTGCACGAGCTGGCCGCCGAATACGGCGTCTCCGCCGAGCGCATCCGCCAAATCGAAGCCAAAGCCATGCAGAAACTGCGCGGTTTCTTGGCCGAGGAAGCCGAAGCAGTCTAA
- the hemA gene encoding glutamyl-tRNA reductase: MQLTAVGLNHQTAPLSIREKLAFAAAALPEAVRNLAHSAAAGEAVILSTCNRTELYCVGDTEQIIDWLAQYHNIPAEEIRPYLYTFDSSETVRHAFRVACGLDSMVLGEPQILGQIKDAVRVAQEQGSLSSHLNALFQKTFAVAKEVRTDTAVGENSVSMAAASVKMAEQIFPSVADLNVLFIGAGEMIELVATYFAAKHPKRIAVANRTLPRAQELCDKLSVDAEPRLLNELPDILHEYDVVVSSTASQLPLVGKGMVERALKKRHNLPVFLLDLAVPRDIEAEVGELGDAYLYTVDDMMGIVQNGKDARQKAAAEAEAMVEEKVAEFTAWQKSRQSVPLIRALRDEGERARRQVLENAMKQLAKGASPEEVLERLSVQLTNKLLHSPTRTLNKAGSENSDLVDAVAQIYHLDKHG, translated from the coding sequence ATGCAACTCACCGCCGTCGGACTCAACCACCAAACCGCGCCTTTGAGCATACGCGAAAAGCTGGCCTTCGCCGCCGCCGCACTGCCCGAAGCCGTGCGGAATTTGGCGCACAGCGCCGCGGCGGGAGAAGCGGTCATTCTCTCCACCTGCAACCGCACCGAACTTTACTGCGTCGGCGACACCGAGCAAATCATCGACTGGCTCGCGCAATACCACAACATCCCCGCCGAAGAAATCCGCCCCTACCTCTACACCTTCGACAGCAGCGAAACCGTCCGCCACGCCTTCCGCGTCGCCTGCGGCCTCGATTCCATGGTTTTGGGCGAACCGCAAATCCTCGGCCAAATCAAAGACGCCGTGCGCGTTGCCCAAGAGCAGGGAAGCCTCAGCAGCCACCTCAACGCCCTGTTTCAAAAAACATTTGCCGTCGCCAAAGAAGTGCGCACCGACACGGCCGTCGGCGAAAACTCCGTCTCCATGGCCGCCGCCTCCGTCAAAATGGCCGAACAGATTTTCCCGTCCGTTGCCGATCTCAACGTCTTATTCATCGGCGCCGGCGAAATGATCGAGCTCGTCGCCACCTACTTCGCCGCCAAACACCCCAAACGCATTGCCGTCGCCAACCGCACCCTGCCGCGCGCGCAGGAATTGTGCGACAAACTCAGCGTCGATGCCGAACCGCGCCTGCTCAACGAGCTACCCGACATCCTGCACGAATACGACGTCGTCGTCTCCTCCACCGCCAGCCAGCTCCCGCTGGTCGGCAAGGGCATGGTCGAACGCGCCCTGAAAAAACGCCACAATCTGCCCGTATTCCTGCTCGACCTAGCCGTTCCCCGCGACATCGAAGCCGAAGTCGGCGAGCTGGGCGACGCCTACCTCTACACCGTTGACGACATGATGGGCATCGTCCAAAACGGCAAAGACGCCCGCCAAAAAGCCGCCGCCGAAGCCGAAGCCATGGTCGAAGAAAAAGTCGCCGAATTCACCGCTTGGCAAAAAAGCCGCCAAAGCGTCCCCCTCATCCGCGCCCTGCGCGACGAAGGCGAACGCGCCCGCCGCCAAGTGCTTGAAAACGCAATGAAACAGCTCGCCAAAGGCGCCTCGCCCGAAGAAGTTTTGGAACGTCTCTCCGTCCAGCTTACCAACAAACTGCTCCACTCCCCAACCCGCACCCTCAATAAAGCCGGTTCGGAAAACAGCGACTTGGTCGATGCCGTCGCGCAGATTTATCATTTGGACAAACATGGGTAG